A window of Opitutales bacterium genomic DNA:
TGTACCTGTTCCAGATGTGCTTGGTGGTGGAAACCAAGAAGTCTTTTATAAGATTATAGATCTATAGTATCGAAGGACGAAAATTATGAGCGAGGATTTTTCAGAATTTGAAATAATGAAAGCAGCAAATGTATCTGCTGAAATGGCATATCTCTACTCTAAAAAGATTGGCTTAGACCTATTTACTCAGATTAGAATGCTAAGATCCGTGTATGAAATGAGCATTCAAGAAGCGAAGGAGGTAACTATAAAAGCCAGCGGTACATCCAAAACCTTAAGCGAACACCAAGAGAAGTTATTTCCTGCATTAAAGAATATTTTGAATTTTTAGCTGAGAACCTAAAATTTTACCACTTTTTTTGACATCGTACTTTCGCTCAAATTGTTGTCGTAGGGTTTTGGGCGGTTTTGCCGGATTGAGGTCGTATTTTGTGCTCATTTTTGTCGTAGTGTTACGATGAAAAAGGCCCGATGAGTTTTATTCATCGGGCCTTTCTTTTTATAGAAGGGTCAGTTGCTGAGGGTCGGGTTGTGGGGGATGTTTGCGACGTTTTTGGCGGTGTAGGATGTGGTGGGCTTGGGCCAGGGGCGTTACGATGTCTTCGGGGCGGTTTTTTGACCGGTTTGGATTGAGGAGAGTGTCAAGTTATGGGCCTCCATAACTGTCAAATCAAATCGTGACTGTCTTATTTATTTGCGCGCAGAAGAGGTCGTATTTTGCCTGGTAAATTTGCGCAGAGTTTTTCCCTCATTCCAATCGGCCTCATGCATGATAGATCGAGGCCGCTGGGGGATACCAAAGTCGTTACAATGCAATTGGGTCACCACCATATCTACGGCTGAAGCCCCCAGGGCCTCAAATGGAAGTAAAAAGCCAGATAAGTCTTCCTGGTGTTTGGCTATACTCAAAGAAGCGAAACCTATGCCGTTTGGACCAATTGGTAGATTTGCGTCGAGTAGGGGTCGAATCATGCTTCCAAGGCTTGTGATGATGGCATCGGGTTTGCACTTCTCACTCCAAGTTGCGTAATCATCAAGCTTCCATGTCTCGACATGCTGTTTCGCACTCAGAGGACATAGCCCGTGCTTGAGACAATAAGAATCGAAAATGTAGGTCGATGCATGGTCAACGCGCGTCTCCATGTCAGACCGACTCAAGTAAGCAATCTTTTGATAACCGCGTGTTTGGAGCTCTTCGAGACACCGCTCCATTGAGTGATAAGTGTGAATCATCGTATGGTGCAAGTGGGGTTCAGTCAACGAGCGCCCAATTCCGACAACAGCTAACTGATCCCAAGGGAGGTGCTTGATTTTCATAGATTGTTTGAGCGGGCCGATGATTGCGCCTCTGATACCACGAGCGTAGAGAATACGAGATGCGGCTTTTGAATCTGGGCCCAAATCGCGCAATTCAATTCGGTCCAAATTGTATCCCAGCGCATGCGCCCTATCGCGACTGCCATTTTCTATGCGACTCACAGATATATTTTGGCTCGTGCGTGAATGGGTGGTAATCCAAGCGAGGTTTACGTCCTTTGTGGCCTTACCTTTGCGAACGTTGGACATGAGGGTTTGCACCAAAGGATTCGGGCGATAGCCTAATGTCTCAGCTGTATCCTTTACTTTCGTTACAGTCTCTGCACTGACGCGTCCCGTTCCTCGTAATGCTCGCGAAACTGTCATGGTAGACAATCCTAGATGTTTCGCGATGTCCTGCATCGTTACAGCCGCAACTTCTTTTCGTCGCGCATTTCTACTTTTTTCACGCATTTGAGTTACGATTAACACATCACCTGCGTTGGAATACGATTCTTAATATTTCATAAACTCAACAATGAAACTTAAAATCTTACTCATTGTAGCAGCTCTTACCTCAGGCGGAGCCGTAGTTGCCCAAACTTCGGTTATTTTCGACTCGGTAAATCGACTCAATTTATCCAATGACGGAAATGTTGAAGTAGACAATACCTCTAACCACTCTCTCTTAGTGGGAGACTCAGGGTCAAATAGTAATCGTTTTTTTGAAACCATTGCAATTTTTGATATTGAAGGATTGTGTTCGGAAATAGAACAAGCTGCTTCGATTACACTTGAGCTTGACTACAGCGAGGTCCTCGGGGCTGGTGTTTCCGGAATTACTGCTTACGGGTACGAATCTGTTATCGGTGATGCGACTGGTCCAAGTCAAAGATCCCTGGCACTCGCGGGAACATCCGCTGGAACCGTGAGCAGTTTTTCGCAAGGGTTGACTGGGGGAACCGCAGTTTGGGACACTACATCGATCGTTAAAGCTGCTAGTAATAATGATGCAGATTATATCGGATTTTTATTCACTTCAGGCATATCATCGAATGACGGCAACAGCACGGCAGACGCGGTGAGATTTTTCAGGCAAGGCACGATTGAGAATGGTTTGTCTCTAGAAATTGCTGCAATTCCTGAGCCGTCAGTATTTGCAACATTTGCAGGTATTCTTGCGTTTATCTGGGTGTCGTCACGACGGTTGAAGGCGAATGTAAAGATCTGATACGATTTTTCACAAACGACTGCGTGTTCTCAATAAACATGAGTGAGTCACGGGGCAGCCTCTTCAATAGGTTATGTAGATCGTTGTGATCGGGTCGTCCTGTTTTGTTGATAAACATATCAAAGATCGGACGGAACGTATCGGTGATCTTCAGAGGCGATTACCTCAAGCCTATTGAGGGTGCAGTGTTATGTGGGGGGTGCAATTGAAGGAACGGGGAGTTTTTTTTGTAGAAACACCACTTTAAGGTGCACAAGCGTTTACTAATATGAAATAGGCTTGGGATGGCTGATAAAAAATCCTCTCCAAAACAAGTCGAACAATCGGAGCTCAACGCCCTCCTTTCTGTTCTCAAAGCGGATCCGCTACTATTCGATCGGGTCAAAGAAGTGGTCGAACTCAGTCAGCCCAGGCAGGGGCAAAGCACCCGGATTGAGGCTGTCGAAGACGAACTCGTTGCCAGGATTAACAAGCTCGGGCAGCAGACACTCAGTTCTTTTGGTGAAGCAGTAGAACACCAGCAGCTACGGGATTTACGCAGCCAACACAATGGCATCCAACAGCGCGAAAAAAAACGCTAATTTACTACAGTAGTTTCGGTGAGGTCCACACCGTCGAACGCCTACTGCGCAGTCCTCAACGTTCTTACATTCGGATTCTGCCCCAAGCCCTCGGAATTGGCGATAAAGGCCATACGCGACGCCTCCAGCGCGCGTTGAGCGACTTTGGATTAGGTCCGGCGCAAAAGGGGTCATTCTAAGAATTCTTGATTTTATGAATTCCGTTCTTTCCCTCATAGCATGGCAAGAAAGATTCGTACCGAATTTCCAGGAGCGATTTACCAGCTGATCAATCGTGGAAATTATCGATCATTCATTTTTGAAACCGAAGGTGCTAAGGTAAGCGTCCCTTAGAGCACCTCATCAAGTAGCAGACGGTTTCCAGTTTTACGTAGTCAGGCTGTAGATGAACTCGGGATCGCTGCGATCTTCACGAGCGAGGCGATTGAGCACTTCAATGGGTTTTATCCATCGGGCCTTTCTTTTCTACAGAAGTGTCAGTTGCTGAGGGTCGGGTTGTGGGGGATGTTTGCGACGTTTTTGGCGTAGGATGCCGCCTGAGCTGTGGGCGATGAGGTGGAGGGCGATAGCAGCCCTATGCAAACCCTCAGCTAGCCTTCCAAATCCGCCCCGTACTTAAACAGTTACTAAAAAAACTAAGAAAAGCATCGTCATGACGTCTATTGGCGGCTTGAATTTGCGCGACTCTGAGACATTCTTATCGCTATGGGGTTTTTTTTGAGCAACGAAGACGAAGAAGCGGAGAGCAGCGAAGTGCTCACAGATGCTGATCGTGTGGAGTTGGTCAAAGCAGTATTGGCAAGCGACGATGAGAAATCGAAGAGAGCGATTTGCAGCCTCGTCCAGTTCCGAGAAATCGCGGTGCTTTACGAAATTATGAAATCCCCCTCAGCCAAAGCGGCAGCTTTAGCCGAGGGGGGCATCTGGGAGATTTGGCATTCAGCACACGGAGAAGAGATTCAAAAGCAGATTGAACGGGGTATGCGTTATTTGGCTTCCGGCAAAGCCAGCGATGCACTGGAAGTCTTTCAAGGCCTCATGCATACATATACCGATTGGGCAGAGCCTATGTACAAGGCAGCTACCGTGCTTTATTTTTGTGGAAAATTAGATGGCTGCTACCGCATGAACAAGAAGGTGGTTTCTATCGACCCTCTCCATTTCGGTGCTTGGCATGGAATGGCTATGAGTGCCTTACAACTGGGTCGAGCTGAAGAAGCCAAGGATGCCATAGAACACGCATTGGCGATTCAGCCGCATTCGCCTTGCCGGGAAGATTTGTTATCCTTTCTCGAGACAATCGCGGATTAATTCACGGTTACCTAAGCGGCGCTAAGCGTCGGTTTTCACAGCACGTTTGCGATCAAGCATCCATTTCTGGGCATCAGCGAGCGTCCTCTCTGGGCTCAAGGCTGAAGGGGCGCGACTGAAGCGAAGTGCATCGAGTTTGTTAAGCAGCTCGGCACCGACCTCATCGGTTCCATGGTCTTTCTGAAATCCCATAAATCTGATACGCACACGTCCCGCTCGTCGACGCCACACAGCCTCCTCATCAGTGCCTGAACGCATCCACCGACGGAGTGCAGTCAACCTTAGCAGATCTATCATCCAACGCTTCAGCATCATTATCCCGATAAGGAAAACCAGAGCGGTGACCATCAAAACTCTAAGCCAGAGATTTTGCTCCCAGAGAGTGACCCAATTTTCAATCTGCGACTCTATAAAACTAGTGAAGTCCTCTTTGATGGTTTGGATCGTAGTCTTAATAGCATCGGTAAAGACTTCAACCAATGCCTCTTGACTAGCTTGGTCGAAATTCACGATGCGCCGATACCATGCAATACGCATACTGTCCACCCAAGCCTCCCAACCGGCTTCCATCTGATCGATATTGAGCATTTGTCCCTGTGGAAGATCGAGCGAGTTCACAGCACCCGGAGTGGGATCCCATCGTTGCCAACGGTCTTCAAGAAAAATCTCCACCCAGGCATGGGCATTGCGATTCCTGATAATAAAATATTCCTCCACTGGATTCCACGACCCACCGCTAAAACCTACTGCAACCCGGGCCGGAATACCTTCGGCGCGGCAGAGTAATACCAGTGCACCGGCAAATAACTCACAGTGCCCCCCAGATTTCGACTCCATCCAACGGATCAAAGGGTCTCCAATCTCTGTTTCATAAACAGGCTTCAGGCTATACCCGTGATTACGTTGTAACCAGCGAATGGCAGACTCCACGAACTCGATAGTCCCAAGACTTTGACCATTATTGATTTCCGACACAAATCGCTGAAGGATTTCATAGTCCGTCGGAAATAAGGGAATGCTCAGCTGTGTTAAGGGATACTCGACCGCTTGCATAATATCGCTCTTAGGTCGGTCGATGATGGGAGCAGAGGTCGGCAAAAGAACAAGATCAATCGGATGTGCCAAGTGCTCGCGTGCATTTACCATCGATTCAATCTGGTAGGAGAAAACACTAGCGCTCACCTGATCTACCCGATAACTGAATCCAGCAGTATTTTCGACCAACTGATGACGTTTGGGAAAGCGCACACTGAGAAACGGCCCTAAGTGCGGCAAATACCTACTTACGTTGCCCTCCATGTAGAAAGTCCAGGCACCCGAGCTTACCCGCGGTGAGTCTTCGGGCACTAATCCTGTAAACTGCGGGAAATACTCTACATCCGGCTGGCGCGTCCCAGCTTCGTAGTCTTTCTGTCGCATCGACTGCGAAGCAATGAATCGCCCGTCATCGTAATAATCCGCAACCAGCATCCGCCAATAGGGATTATCGGGAATGGCCTCCCGCGAAGGGGCATCAATGCGTAGGGCAACGGAATTATCTTCGGTGATTTCGGTTACTTCGCCAAATTCGATCGTTTCGGTAAATCCAGACCTTGCCTGAGCCTGGACTTGAAGAAACGGGATATTCTGATCGAGCTGAAAACGGGGAATTAGGACGAAGATCACCCCAGCAATCGCAAACAGAGCGAAAAATGTCATCAGACCCGCAAACGCCAAACGCGATCGCAGCCCCACCCTTAATCTTCTCGCAAACGCAACCCATGAGAAATCCAGCCAATCCGACTTTTTCAGGAGGCGATCTTTGTCCTCTTCAGCCAGATTCGTGATGAATAAAAATAGCATCGCAACAGGCGTAAAAAGGATAATTTGACCCGCGAACAAAAGGCTCACGGTAAGCACGCCAGTGAGCACCAAAAGGAACATAGACAGCAGCAGTATTTGAAGGTCTTCGCGCCGCGTTCGGAAAGTGCACCCACGGATCAAAAGAATGAATACTACCAAGCGCACGAGTGGCTCCAGAAAACTGGCCCCCGCTATCACGAAGTCGCCGACTGCGAAGAGAACCATCAAACCAGTGAACCCACGCCATGCCGTAGCGGGTATGTTGGGCAAGCCACCTGGCTTGAACATCGCAAATAAGATCAATGCGGAAACGACGAAAATCTGAAGATCTGTAGCCGCACCAAGACTGGATGCCGTCCAGAGGCTTATTAAAGCCAGAACACCACCCAAAAGCCATTTCAGCCGCAGTAGATCGTTATTGGATCGTTCTCCCCACGCACTCATCTCTCAACCAATATTCAACAGCCGTACCTTCTCCCGGCTTGAGGTAAATTTCATTCTCAGCGAGCAGGTCAGGCTGCTGCCACGCCGCCTTTCCTCGCTGAATCAAGGCAAGCTGGTCCATCACCGCATACATATCTCTAGGATGGAAAATGTTTACGGGCTCATCCTCATCAATGCGCACACTGATCAACTCTCCACGCCGATAGAAGTCTTCCGCAACAGAAGCCACTGCACGGACAGCATTCTCAAACATTTCCTTATCGCTCCAAAGCTTCTTGGAACTGGAGAATGCCAGACGCATCCCCTGCCCGCCATCATTATCGAACTGCTTAACCAAAAACTGCTCGCTGCGTGCTGACGCCTTCCAATGGATGCTACGCAGATCGTCACCTTCTTGGTAGATACGCAGCCCCGCCAAATCATCCCCCGCGCCCACCTTATAGCGCTGTCCCTGACCTGCTCTGGGACGCCGTCCGGCTTGCAAGAGTAACCGGTACTCCAGGCGCTCGGGCCAAACAATCGTCTTGTGCGCAATCGGAACGCCAATTGTCTTCTTAAAGAAGCCAAAAGGATACTTGCTTTCGATTCCAGAGACGTTCAGGCAAAGCTCACCCCGCGCCTCCGGGGTAAAACGCCAAGGCATTTCCGCTATGCGCTCCGAGAAGAGAACCCCCCCGTGAGTTAACGGTTTGTAGCGACCAGACTTCCCAAGCCGTACGCGGAACCAAAATGAAAATGTCGGCAGCCATTTCTTCTCATTCTTTACACGCACACTTACGGTGCTTGGCTCAGCCACCCGAAGATGCCTCGGCACATCGAGCATCCAAGAGATCTTCTTGAAATTAAAAAAAGAGAGGAAGCCGCTCATAACTAGGCTGGAGAGAATGAGGGATAAACTCATGAACAAAATATTGCTCGATGTGTTGTAAGCGGCTCCTCCCATAGCCAATGCAATCACCAACAGCGCCCAACCGGAAAAAGTTAGACGCATCCGATAGTATTTCGGCGGGACGATGAAACTTGAAAATACGCGCAGCCAACGCCATCTCCGATTGCGGACCTGATAAGCACCGGCCGGTGAGCGCCACCCTGGACTCTCCGGCGTTACAATTCCAACAGCTTCTGCAACACTGCGTCCCATCAAACAGGTTCGGGAATGGCCTCAAGGATGCGCCCGAGTGTATCCTCGACAAGATGACGCTCCTCCAGCGTATCACTACTTTGACGATGCGTGCTAAGACGGTGCACAAACACCTCCTTGACCACAGACTGCACATCTGAGGGCTTCACGAATCCCCGACCGTGTAGCAAAGCATAAGCTTGAGTAACCCGTTTGAGCGCGATCGCCCCCCGAGTACTGATCCCTGCTCGAAATTCCGCCTCAGTGCGCGTCGCTTGAACAATCGCAAGCATGTAGCGCAATACTGATTCCTCCACAAATATCTGCTCTAAATCCCTCTGCATTGCCGCAATCTCGTCGAGACTCATAATGGTCTCTGCATCAATACTGTCATAACTCAGCTGGGGATTTCGCAAAATCTCCAGCTCGGCATCCTGCTCAGCATAGCCCATGAGCAGACGCATCAGAAAACGATCCATTTGGCTCTCAGGAAGCGGGAACGTACCTTCGAAGTCCACCGGGTTCTGCGTGGCAAAAACCATAAATGGTGCAGGTGTCGCAAACGTTTGGCCATCCATACTGACGCGCCCCCGGTCCATCACTTCCAACAAAGCCGACTGCGTTTTGGGTGTAGCGCGGTTGATTTCATCGGCGAGCACGATGTTTGCGAAGATCGGACCCTTGCGAAATTCAAAAACCTCGTTTTGCCGATTAAATATGGACACGCCGAGCACATCAGAGGGCAAGAGATCGCTGGTGAATTGAATGCGGCCAAAACTCCCCTCAAGAGACCGCGATAGGGCATAAGCCAAGGTCGTCTTACCCACGCCAGGAAGATCTTCAATCAACACATGACCGCCGGCTAGCATGCACACAATTACCTGATCAATAATGCGGTCCTTCCCTCGGACCGTTTTTGACATGTGCTCTCTCAGACGCGCGAGCTGGGTAGCGTAGGTTTCTATCGTGTGCGATTCGGGTGCGAACATTGCCATGGGGTGTTATCAAGCTTTTAAAAAGATTAGTGTAAGCTACAAAGCAATAATCGACACCTACGTTCCCAACTTTTTAGCAAACTCATCGAGTAAATTCAGTCTAACCGCGGAAATCAAAAACACAATCCACAACGAACGCCCCAATCCTTCTCATAAAAAACACAACCCAAGCCACGCTCTATTTTGGACGGAACGGAACCCTAGTGACACTTCTCGGTCCGACTTTCAGATCTACGCACACCATGGATTCACGCACCGCATCACTCCTAGCCTGCCTCGTTTCCCTCGCTTTCGTGGGATGTGAAACGAGTAACCGTTTCATTGTAAATGCGATGAACGCCCCCCAACCCCTCGGCAACACACGCACGTTTTCTTTAGCTGCCGCGGAAGCCGCCCCGGCAGAAGAGTCGCTTATTTTTAAAGAAATGTCTCGCTACATGGAGACTGCCTTACTTGCAGAAGGATTTCGCGCGGCCGCTCCGCGAACTGAACCAGATTTAATCATCGAACTAGATTTCGATGTCAGTGAACCGAAAACCCAAGTATTTGAGCGACAGGAACCTGTTTATATCAACTACCCAGATCGCCACGTCCGCCGTGTCGTCTACGTACGCAATCCAGATGGAAGCAAGACGCGGAAGGTTGTCTATGCATTTCGCCCCGGACGTCGCACCCTCGTAGGCTGGGATGACGAGCTCTACACTAAGACGGTTTATGATAAATACCTCACCATTCGCGCTTATGCCTCAATAACTCAGAGCGATGGTACTGAACGCAGCCAGGAAGTCTGGAATGTGGAAGTGTCCAATACCAACGACAATGGAGATCTCCGCTATTTCCTGCCCCGAATGGTGGCGACCGCCATGCCATATTTTGATGCAGACACGCAACAACTCCAGACCATCGACTTAAAAGATAGCGATCCAGACCTGCTGCTCGTCCTCAGCCAACCTACGATTTAGGATACACCGGCACTCATTGCCCACACACGCTACCCAGCCTCCAGAAAACATCAGCCTAAGATAAAGACGAGCGCTGACATCCCAGGGACCTTGATCGTCAAAGAATCTTCATACCCGTCGCACTCGGATTTGACAGACTGAGCCACGCCCCCATTACCCATGTTGCGGCCGCCGTAGATCGCCGCATCGCTGTTAAATACCTCGAGCCACACACCGTCTTGCGGCACACCAACCTTATAGGCATCGCGGTTGACCGGCGTGAAATTGCAGACCACCAACATCTGGCGCGAGCCTTTGCCGTCGCGCACAAAACTAAGTACTGCATGCTCTTGGTCTTGGCAATTTATCCAGCGGAAGGCCTCTGCATCACTATCACGCTCCGCGAAGTCTGGGTTGTCTAACAGTAAAAAATTGAGATCGCGCAGAGCCTGGCTGATCCCTTCGTGATCCTTATATTGTAGTAAATGCCAGTCGAGTGATGCGTCATAACGCCACTCACCCGATTGGCCAAACTCGCCCCCCATAAAGAGAGTATTCTTACCAGGCCAGGTCCACATTAACGCGTAGAGGAGGCGAAGTTGCTGAGCTTTCTCGGGAATAGAACTAGCAGCCATCTTCCTCAGCATGGACCCTTTCATATGCACCACTTCATCGTGGCTGTAGACTAACATGAAATTCTCAGAATATTGGTAAAGCATCCCAAACGTAAGCCCATTCAGGTGAAAGCCACGGTAGATGGGGTCCCGACCCATGAATTTTAGCGAGTCGTGCATCCATCCCATGTTCCACTTCAAATCAAACCCGAGGCCGTGTTCCTTTGTCGGCCGTGTGATTCCCGTAAAAGAAGTAGACTCCTCAGCGATAGTAATGACCCCTGGGTAAATCTCGTGGACGAGATCGTTCGTCGCGCGCATAAATCGGATCGCTTCGACATTCTCCTGGCCTCCCCATTTATTGGGAATCCACTCGCCTTCTTCACGCCCATAATTGAGATACAGCATCGACGCTACTGCATCCACACGCAGTCCATCGATGTGGAAACGCTCAATCCATGATAGCGCGCTCGCGAGGAGAAAATTATAGACCTCGTTACGGCCATAATTGAAGACCAGTGTCCCCCATTCCTTATGCTGTCCCTGTCTTGGGTCGGCGTGCTCGTAAAGATGCGTGCCATCAAACTCTGCTAGAGCAAACGCATCTTTGGGGAAGTGTCCGGGCACCCAGTCCATAATGACTCCAATTTCATTTTGATGGAGATAATTCACCAAATACATGAAATCCTTGGGCTCGCCAAAACGATGCGTCGGGGCAAAAAAACCAGTAACCTGATAGCCCCAAGAACCATCAAACGGGTGCTCGGCCAACGGCATAAACTCAACATGGGTAAAGCCCATACCTTTGACGTAATCGACGAGTTCCGGAGCCATTTCACGATAGGAAAACGGACGATCCCCATCCTCTACCACACGGCGCCAACTCCCAAAGTGCAGCTCGTAGACATTTATATTCTCCTTCTTCCAGTCGGTCCGTGCACGTTTTTCTAACCAATCCTGATCATCCCAAGCGTAGCCCTTGAGGTCATAAACGATCGAAGCATTATGCGGCGGCGATTCAAAAAACGAGCCATAGGGGTCCGCCTTCAATTGAAAAAACCCATGGGACCCCTTGATCTCATATTTGTATTGTTCCCCTTCGAGCAAACCGGGAATAAACAACTCCCAAACCCCGGAACTGCCCATCCGCCGCATGGGATGATAAAGACCATTCCACTGATTAAAGTTCCCCACCACCGAAACACGTGCTGCGTTGGGTGCCCAAACTCCAAACCGCACACCCGAAATGCCGTCCACCTCCACTAGGTGAGCCCCTAAGACGTCATGAATTTTCAAGTTTTGCCCATCGCTGAACAACTGCAGATCGGACTCATCAATCTGGGGCAGAAATGAGTAGGGATCATAGAACTCACGGATCACGGAATTATCGTGAGATACACTCAAACGATATCTGAAGTCACACACGGCGATCTCAGTGGACAGAACTAATTCGTAAAACCCCGACGCGTGCACCTGCTTCATTGAGACACGCTCCAACACGTCCCCCCCATCAAGCACCACGACCTCGACAGCATTTGAGTCTTTTACAAAGGCCCGAACTATCAACGAAGTATCCTTGCCAGTCGCATGCTGGTGAACACCCAAAACCGCATGCGGCTCAGGATGATCACCGCGCAAGACAGCTAATACCGGATTTGGCAGTATGGGCTTGGGAGAGATTCCAGAAGCAGACGTCACAGCAGGCATAATCGTGACAATTACACCGACCTAAAGCCCTTCAAGTGCATTCGATCACCAAGCTCCAAAAAGAATATCCCTTACAAAATTAATAATTAGAGCGTCATCACCTGTGAGGTTTAAAGCTTGTGGAAAATACTCAGCCTCTATGATGGCATCGTGCTTATACGAGTTTTCCTCACCTGCTGCCTCTTAACCTTTTGCGCACAATGGGCGTGGTCCAATGCGGAACTGACATCGGACGAAGCCCCCACAATGAACACAGACACCGGCGAGTTCATGGCTCGGGGCAATGCTTTACTGAGCGACAAAGACCTACGCTTAGGAGCTGATGAGATTCGTTATGATCCCCGGCGCGGTATTGCATTTGCAAAGGGGAATGTTCAGCTGACGCGCAAAAATCTTCGCCTTTTAGCGGACGAGATATCTTACAATATTCAGACCGAAGTTTTCACCGCTGAGAATTTCCGAGTCGGCCTCCCCCCGATCATCATAGAAGGAAATAAGCTCCAAGGATCCAGCACCTCCATCGTGGTCGTCGATGGCGTATTCTATTATGGCGAACCGGGACCCTTTACCCTGCGTGTGGCAGCCATGAATCTCGAGATCCTCCCAAACTCGGTCTATCGTGTCCGTAATGCACGATTCGCTCTCGGATCCATTCCGTTCATCGGAACAGGATCCTTTTCAAGTGATGTGCGGGGTCGCCCCCTAAGCATCGACGGCACAGCCGGCTATCGATCGCGCCTCGGCCTCTACACACAAACAACGATCACTACCTCAATTTGGGACGGAGTCGATATCGGTGCAAACCTGGACCTCTATACCAGTCGCGGGATTCTAATCGGCCCGGCGGCAAATTACTTTGGCGAATGGGGCGATGCTGAGCACTCGGGGGAACTCTCGACAGGTTGGATCTACGACCTCGGCGACGTCGAAATCTCTGAACT
This region includes:
- a CDS encoding DUF3488 domain-containing protein, which gives rise to MSAWGERSNNDLLRLKWLLGGVLALISLWTASSLGAATDLQIFVVSALILFAMFKPGGLPNIPATAWRGFTGLMVLFAVGDFVIAGASFLEPLVRLVVFILLIRGCTFRTRREDLQILLLSMFLLVLTGVLTVSLLFAGQIILFTPVAMLFLFITNLAEEDKDRLLKKSDWLDFSWVAFARRLRVGLRSRLAFAGLMTFFALFAIAGVIFVLIPRFQLDQNIPFLQVQAQARSGFTETIEFGEVTEITEDNSVALRIDAPSREAIPDNPYWRMLVADYYDDGRFIASQSMRQKDYEAGTRQPDVEYFPQFTGLVPEDSPRVSSGAWTFYMEGNVSRYLPHLGPFLSVRFPKRHQLVENTAGFSYRVDQVSASVFSYQIESMVNAREHLAHPIDLVLLPTSAPIIDRPKSDIMQAVEYPLTQLSIPLFPTDYEILQRFVSEINNGQSLGTIEFVESAIRWLQRNHGYSLKPVYETEIGDPLIRWMESKSGGHCELFAGALVLLCRAEGIPARVAVGFSGGSWNPVEEYFIIRNRNAHAWVEIFLEDRWQRWDPTPGAVNSLDLPQGQMLNIDQMEAGWEAWVDSMRIAWYRRIVNFDQASQEALVEVFTDAIKTTIQTIKEDFTSFIESQIENWVTLWEQNLWLRVLMVTALVFLIGIMMLKRWMIDLLRLTALRRWMRSGTDEEAVWRRRAGRVRIRFMGFQKDHGTDEVGAELLNKLDALRFSRAPSALSPERTLADAQKWMLDRKRAVKTDA
- a CDS encoding AAA family ATPase, whose protein sequence is MFAPESHTIETYATQLARLREHMSKTVRGKDRIIDQVIVCMLAGGHVLIEDLPGVGKTTLAYALSRSLEGSFGRIQFTSDLLPSDVLGVSIFNRQNEVFEFRKGPIFANIVLADEINRATPKTQSALLEVMDRGRVSMDGQTFATPAPFMVFATQNPVDFEGTFPLPESQMDRFLMRLLMGYAEQDAELEILRNPQLSYDSIDAETIMSLDEIAAMQRDLEQIFVEESVLRYMLAIVQATRTEAEFRAGISTRGAIALKRVTQAYALLHGRGFVKPSDVQSVVKEVFVHRLSTHRQSSDTLEERHLVEDTLGRILEAIPEPV
- a CDS encoding LacI family DNA-binding transcriptional regulator, with the protein product MTVSRALRGTGRVSAETVTKVKDTAETLGYRPNPLVQTLMSNVRKGKATKDVNLAWITTHSRTSQNISVSRIENGSRDRAHALGYNLDRIELRDLGPDSKAASRILYARGIRGAIIGPLKQSMKIKHLPWDQLAVVGIGRSLTEPHLHHTMIHTYHSMERCLEELQTRGYQKIAYLSRSDMETRVDHASTYIFDSYCLKHGLCPLSAKQHVETWKLDDYATWSEKCKPDAIITSLGSMIRPLLDANLPIGPNGIGFASLSIAKHQEDLSGFLLPFEALGASAVDMVVTQLHCNDFGIPQRPRSIMHEADWNEGKTLRKFTRQNTTSSARK
- the glgB gene encoding 1,4-alpha-glucan branching protein GlgB, giving the protein MPAVTSASGISPKPILPNPVLAVLRGDHPEPHAVLGVHQHATGKDTSLIVRAFVKDSNAVEVVVLDGGDVLERVSMKQVHASGFYELVLSTEIAVCDFRYRLSVSHDNSVIREFYDPYSFLPQIDESDLQLFSDGQNLKIHDVLGAHLVEVDGISGVRFGVWAPNAARVSVVGNFNQWNGLYHPMRRMGSSGVWELFIPGLLEGEQYKYEIKGSHGFFQLKADPYGSFFESPPHNASIVYDLKGYAWDDQDWLEKRARTDWKKENINVYELHFGSWRRVVEDGDRPFSYREMAPELVDYVKGMGFTHVEFMPLAEHPFDGSWGYQVTGFFAPTHRFGEPKDFMYLVNYLHQNEIGVIMDWVPGHFPKDAFALAEFDGTHLYEHADPRQGQHKEWGTLVFNYGRNEVYNFLLASALSWIERFHIDGLRVDAVASMLYLNYGREEGEWIPNKWGGQENVEAIRFMRATNDLVHEIYPGVITIAEESTSFTGITRPTKEHGLGFDLKWNMGWMHDSLKFMGRDPIYRGFHLNGLTFGMLYQYSENFMLVYSHDEVVHMKGSMLRKMAASSIPEKAQQLRLLYALMWTWPGKNTLFMGGEFGQSGEWRYDASLDWHLLQYKDHEGISQALRDLNFLLLDNPDFAERDSDAEAFRWINCQDQEHAVLSFVRDGKGSRQMLVVCNFTPVNRDAYKVGVPQDGVWLEVFNSDAAIYGGRNMGNGGVAQSVKSECDGYEDSLTIKVPGMSALVFILG
- a CDS encoding DUF58 domain-containing protein, which gives rise to MGRSVAEAVGIVTPESPGWRSPAGAYQVRNRRWRWLRVFSSFIVPPKYYRMRLTFSGWALLVIALAMGGAAYNTSSNILFMSLSLILSSLVMSGFLSFFNFKKISWMLDVPRHLRVAEPSTVSVRVKNEKKWLPTFSFWFRVRLGKSGRYKPLTHGGVLFSERIAEMPWRFTPEARGELCLNVSGIESKYPFGFFKKTIGVPIAHKTIVWPERLEYRLLLQAGRRPRAGQGQRYKVGAGDDLAGLRIYQEGDDLRSIHWKASARSEQFLVKQFDNDGGQGMRLAFSSSKKLWSDKEMFENAVRAVASVAEDFYRRGELISVRIDEDEPVNIFHPRDMYAVMDQLALIQRGKAAWQQPDLLAENEIYLKPGEGTAVEYWLRDECVGRTIQ